The following is a genomic window from Deltaproteobacteria bacterium.
TGAGAAATGTGCCTGATCCTTTTATCCTACAGGATGCATGACAGGTATCCCCTTGTCCTTGCGGCAAATCGGGATGAATTTTATGAAAGACCTTCGGCGCCGGTATCTTTATGGAATGATGCGCCAGGTGTGATTGCAGGCAGGGATTTAAAGAGCGAGGGCACGTGGCTGGGCATTACAAAAAGGGGGCGCATTGCTGCAGTTACTAACTATCGTGAACCGAAATCTTTCCGGGAAAACGCGCCTTCACGAGGATGGCTGGTGAGAGATTTTCTCTGCAGCCAGGAAGAACCAAAGGCGTATCTTGAAAAATATACCGTTGAGAAGGATCAATATAATGGCTTTAGTCTGATTCTCGGAGATACGTCCCGTCTCTACTGCTTCTCAAACCGGGGGAGCATGATTGAGCTATCGCCGGGTTTCTATGGACTGAGCAATCGACTTCTCGATACACCCTGGCCCAAGGTTGAACGGGGGAAAAAGGCGTTGGAATTATTACTCTCTAAAACAGACAATCCTCTAGCGGAAGAGATTTTCAACATC
Proteins encoded in this region:
- a CDS encoding NRDE family protein, translated to MCLILLSYRMHDRYPLVLAANRDEFYERPSAPVSLWNDAPGVIAGRDLKSEGTWLGITKRGRIAAVTNYREPKSFRENAPSRGWLVRDFLCSQEEPKAYLEKYTVEKDQYNGFSLILGDTSRLYCFSNRGSMIELSPGFYGLSNRLLDTPWPKVERGKKALELLLSKTDNPLAEEIFNILSDRSQPGDDKLPDTGVGLEWERILSSIFITSPIYGTRSSSVIMVDRKNHVMFIEKVFSVHPDPWMAVKYEFRIHENVS